Proteins encoded together in one Quercus lobata isolate SW786 chromosome 3, ValleyOak3.0 Primary Assembly, whole genome shotgun sequence window:
- the LOC115979136 gene encoding putative membrane-bound O-acyltransferase C24H6.01c isoform X1, which translates to MKKKMESSSSDKRELFILIVYAIAFYSFVIQRSLRLSTDYHSQLYGLRSASPWLSKFTHRSNDMSDAQWRNFRANLPILTIVFAIFGLAANAFRACFRLKARGMSFLWLFISFIYLTYLHGACSIVFILAIALLNYLLVKIFARKKYFLLVLWSFNIFFLICNRVYEGYSFSIIGQQWAYLDNFRGTFRWHICFNFVVLRMISFGYDYHWADQDSRFDQEKHVQRCHICQSGKTCYQLLQERSVQGDKYSLSIYICYLVYAPLYLAGPIISFNAFASQLDVPQNNYSVRDATWYGLRWVFSLLLMELMTHLFHYNAFAISGLWKQLSPTDVFIIGYGVLNFMWLKFFLIWRYFRFWSLICGIEAPENMPRCINNCHNLEGFWKNWHASYNKWLVRYMYIPLGGSQKKLLNVWVIFTFVAIWHDLEWKLLSWAWLTCLFFIPEMILKSTANALQVESALGQFVFRELSAVAGAVTITCLMVANLVGYVIGPSGINWLVSQFLQKEGLPVLGGMFVTFYVGTKLMFHIDDAKQRKYRNGL; encoded by the exons atgaagaagaaaatggaaagtAGCAGCAGCGATAAAAGAGAGCTATTTATTCTGATAGTATACGCCATCGCCTTCTACTCTTTCGTCATCCAACGATCCCTTCGTCTCTCCACTG ATTATCACTCCCAACTCTACGGCTTACGCTCCGCCTCACCCTGGCTCTCCAAATTCACTCATCGTTCCAAT GATATGTCAGATGCGCAATGGAGGAACTTTCGAGCGAATTTACCGATTCTTACAATCGTTTTTGCGATTTTCGGTTTGGCCGCCAATGCGTTCAGAGCCTGTTTTCGACTCAAAGCCAGAGGAATGTCTTTCCTTTGgcttttcatttctttcatttACCTTACTTATTTGCACGGAGCTTG caGCATTGTGTTCATCTTAGCAATCGCTTTGCTTAATTATCTTCTAGTTAAG ATATTTGCACGAAAGAAGTACTTCTTACTTGTACTCTGGagttttaatatcttttttcttatatGCAATCGTGTTTATGAAGGATATTCATTCTCCATAATAGG GCAACAGTGGGCTTACTTGGACAACTTCCGAGGCACCTTTAGATGGCATATTTGCTTTAACTTTG tTGTTTTGCGCATGATAAGCTTTGGATATGATTACCATTGGGCAGATCAGGATTCTCGTTTTGATCAAGAG AAGCATGTTCAGCGTTGCCATATTTGTCAGTCAGGAAAAACTTGCTACCAACTTTTACAG GAGAGAAGTGTCCAGGGTGACAAGTATTCCTTAAGTATATACATTTGTTACTTGGTATATGCTCCCCTCTACCTTGCTGGGCCAATTATAAGCTTCAATGCATTTGCTTCACAG CTAGATGTACCTCAGAATAATTATTCAGTCAGAGATGCGACTTGGTATGGTTTGCGTTGGGTATTCAGTCTTCTCCTAATGGAGCTAATGACACATCTCTTTCATTACAATGCCTTTGCAATCAG TGGCTTGTGGAAACAGTTATCTCCTACGGATGTGTTCATCATCGGATATGGG GTCTTAAACTTCATGTGGCTGAAGTTTTTTCTTATCTGGCGCTATTTTCGGTTTTGGTCACTG ATATGTGGCATTGAGGCCCCAGAGAATATGCCAAGGTGTATTAATAATTGCCATAACTTGGAAGGATTTTGGAAAAACTGGCATGCTTCCTACAACAAATGGCTTGTGAG GTATATGTACATTCCTCTAGGGGGATCTCAGAAGAAGCTACTGAACGTATGGGTTATATTCACATTTGTTGCAATATGGCATGATTTAGAATG GAAGCTTCTTTCTTGGGCGTGGTTAACATGTTTGTTCTTTATTCCGGAAATGATACTGAAATCAACAGCAAATGCGTTGCAG GTTGAGAGTGCTTTGGGGCAGTTTGTCTTTCGTGAACTTAGTGCTGTTGCTGGTGCTGTCACAATCACTTGTCTCATG GTTGCAAACCTAGTTGGTTATGTTATTGGACCATCAGGCATTAATTGGTTGGTATCTCAATTCCTTCAAAAAGAAG GACTGCCTGTTCTAGGTGGTATGTTTGTGACATTTTATGTAGGGACTAAG CTTATGTTCCACATTGATGATGccaagcaaagaaagtacaGAAATGGCCTGTGA
- the LOC115979136 gene encoding putative membrane-bound O-acyltransferase C24H6.01c isoform X2 produces the protein MKKKMESSSSDKRELFILIVYAIAFYSFVIQRSLRLSTDYHSQLYGLRSASPWLSKFTHRSNDMSDAQWRNFRANLPILTIVFAIFGLAANAFRACFRLKARGMSFLWLFISFIYLTYLHGACIVFILAIALLNYLLVKIFARKKYFLLVLWSFNIFFLICNRVYEGYSFSIIGQQWAYLDNFRGTFRWHICFNFVVLRMISFGYDYHWADQDSRFDQEKHVQRCHICQSGKTCYQLLQERSVQGDKYSLSIYICYLVYAPLYLAGPIISFNAFASQLDVPQNNYSVRDATWYGLRWVFSLLLMELMTHLFHYNAFAISGLWKQLSPTDVFIIGYGVLNFMWLKFFLIWRYFRFWSLICGIEAPENMPRCINNCHNLEGFWKNWHASYNKWLVRYMYIPLGGSQKKLLNVWVIFTFVAIWHDLEWKLLSWAWLTCLFFIPEMILKSTANALQVESALGQFVFRELSAVAGAVTITCLMVANLVGYVIGPSGINWLVSQFLQKEGLPVLGGMFVTFYVGTKLMFHIDDAKQRKYRNGL, from the exons atgaagaagaaaatggaaagtAGCAGCAGCGATAAAAGAGAGCTATTTATTCTGATAGTATACGCCATCGCCTTCTACTCTTTCGTCATCCAACGATCCCTTCGTCTCTCCACTG ATTATCACTCCCAACTCTACGGCTTACGCTCCGCCTCACCCTGGCTCTCCAAATTCACTCATCGTTCCAAT GATATGTCAGATGCGCAATGGAGGAACTTTCGAGCGAATTTACCGATTCTTACAATCGTTTTTGCGATTTTCGGTTTGGCCGCCAATGCGTTCAGAGCCTGTTTTCGACTCAAAGCCAGAGGAATGTCTTTCCTTTGgcttttcatttctttcatttACCTTACTTATTTGCACGGAGCTTG CATTGTGTTCATCTTAGCAATCGCTTTGCTTAATTATCTTCTAGTTAAG ATATTTGCACGAAAGAAGTACTTCTTACTTGTACTCTGGagttttaatatcttttttcttatatGCAATCGTGTTTATGAAGGATATTCATTCTCCATAATAGG GCAACAGTGGGCTTACTTGGACAACTTCCGAGGCACCTTTAGATGGCATATTTGCTTTAACTTTG tTGTTTTGCGCATGATAAGCTTTGGATATGATTACCATTGGGCAGATCAGGATTCTCGTTTTGATCAAGAG AAGCATGTTCAGCGTTGCCATATTTGTCAGTCAGGAAAAACTTGCTACCAACTTTTACAG GAGAGAAGTGTCCAGGGTGACAAGTATTCCTTAAGTATATACATTTGTTACTTGGTATATGCTCCCCTCTACCTTGCTGGGCCAATTATAAGCTTCAATGCATTTGCTTCACAG CTAGATGTACCTCAGAATAATTATTCAGTCAGAGATGCGACTTGGTATGGTTTGCGTTGGGTATTCAGTCTTCTCCTAATGGAGCTAATGACACATCTCTTTCATTACAATGCCTTTGCAATCAG TGGCTTGTGGAAACAGTTATCTCCTACGGATGTGTTCATCATCGGATATGGG GTCTTAAACTTCATGTGGCTGAAGTTTTTTCTTATCTGGCGCTATTTTCGGTTTTGGTCACTG ATATGTGGCATTGAGGCCCCAGAGAATATGCCAAGGTGTATTAATAATTGCCATAACTTGGAAGGATTTTGGAAAAACTGGCATGCTTCCTACAACAAATGGCTTGTGAG GTATATGTACATTCCTCTAGGGGGATCTCAGAAGAAGCTACTGAACGTATGGGTTATATTCACATTTGTTGCAATATGGCATGATTTAGAATG GAAGCTTCTTTCTTGGGCGTGGTTAACATGTTTGTTCTTTATTCCGGAAATGATACTGAAATCAACAGCAAATGCGTTGCAG GTTGAGAGTGCTTTGGGGCAGTTTGTCTTTCGTGAACTTAGTGCTGTTGCTGGTGCTGTCACAATCACTTGTCTCATG GTTGCAAACCTAGTTGGTTATGTTATTGGACCATCAGGCATTAATTGGTTGGTATCTCAATTCCTTCAAAAAGAAG GACTGCCTGTTCTAGGTGGTATGTTTGTGACATTTTATGTAGGGACTAAG CTTATGTTCCACATTGATGATGccaagcaaagaaagtacaGAAATGGCCTGTGA